A part of bacterium genomic DNA contains:
- a CDS encoding penicillin acylase family protein, translating to MKRRLLRILAIVLGSVLGLAVLAVIAGTVGVRGSLPRLAGRAHVAGLEEAVRIDRDDLGVPFIQAANRPDAARALGYLHAQDRFFQMDLQRRLAAGELAALMGPALLETDRDHRRHGFQDLARQVVAAASPSDRALLKAYAAGVNAGLADLRARPFEYWLLRQKPAAWRPEDTVLSLYAMAIDLSLSGAVEERDRVVVRELLPAGAQALLFPRGNRWEAPLQDDPVSGVVIPDSAAFDLRRWKFSGMTWQAFHDSVRQAADAAADPSGGDAADQVPPHDRAGSNNWAVAGRLTAHGGALIASDMHLALSLPNTWYRVRMAWPEDDAVRDLVGVTLPGTPLLVAGSNGQVAWCYTNSQSDTADLVIVETDSTDASRYLTPDGPRPFDRRREVIAVAGAAPDTLWAEWTIWGPVWKTDYKGRKLALRWTAHDATSSNLALQRLETVATIDEALDVAAVAGIPQQNFVCADADGRIGWTIIGAIPRREGWDGRAPSSWSDGAHRWTGYATPDERPRIVDPPEGRLWTANNRVVGGADLDLLGEGGYATGPRARQIRDALRALDHPDEEDMLALQLDDRAVFVQEWRDLALQVLERHPPAPGSPRDVWRRTVTERWEGRAVPSSVSYYMARNVMWGCVDGVFEVLLRPLRARDPQFHDWSLPYRLAVTWELLEQQPPHLLAPWHVDWDDVVLQAIDRVMAQAGDHPETFTWATHHETVIAHPFTQILPQLSRWLALPPAHLPGDGMMPRVQGGRSGASNRMVVSPGREQDGIFHMPGGQSGHPFSPYFTKGHTDWMEGNPTPLLPGPAVHTLVLEGR from the coding sequence GTGAAGCGTCGCCTGCTGCGGATCCTGGCCATCGTCCTCGGTTCGGTGCTCGGTCTGGCGGTGCTGGCCGTCATCGCCGGCACCGTCGGCGTGCGCGGCAGCCTGCCGCGCCTCGCGGGTCGCGCCCACGTGGCGGGACTCGAGGAGGCCGTGCGCATCGACCGCGACGACCTGGGCGTGCCCTTCATCCAGGCCGCCAATCGCCCCGACGCCGCCCGCGCCCTCGGCTACCTCCACGCCCAGGACCGCTTCTTCCAGATGGACCTGCAGCGCCGCCTCGCGGCGGGCGAACTGGCCGCCCTCATGGGGCCGGCCCTGCTCGAGACCGACCGCGATCACCGCCGCCACGGCTTCCAGGACCTGGCCCGCCAGGTGGTGGCGGCCGCTTCGCCGTCGGATCGCGCCCTGCTGAAGGCCTACGCCGCCGGCGTGAACGCGGGCCTGGCCGACCTGCGCGCCCGCCCCTTCGAGTACTGGCTGCTGCGGCAGAAGCCCGCGGCGTGGCGGCCCGAGGACACGGTCCTCAGCCTGTACGCCATGGCCATCGACCTGAGTCTTTCGGGCGCCGTCGAGGAGCGCGACCGGGTAGTGGTGCGTGAGCTGCTGCCCGCCGGCGCCCAGGCCCTGCTCTTCCCGCGCGGCAACCGCTGGGAGGCGCCCCTGCAGGACGACCCCGTGTCCGGGGTGGTGATCCCCGACTCGGCGGCGTTCGACCTGCGCCGCTGGAAGTTCTCCGGAATGACGTGGCAGGCCTTCCACGACTCGGTGCGCCAGGCGGCGGACGCGGCCGCCGACCCGTCCGGCGGCGACGCGGCCGACCAGGTGCCGCCCCACGACCGCGCCGGCAGCAACAACTGGGCCGTGGCCGGGCGGCTCACCGCCCACGGCGGCGCGCTGATCGCCAGCGACATGCATCTGGCCCTGTCGCTGCCCAACACCTGGTACCGGGTGCGCATGGCCTGGCCCGAGGACGACGCCGTGCGCGATCTGGTGGGCGTGACCCTGCCCGGCACGCCGCTGCTCGTGGCCGGCAGCAACGGCCAGGTCGCCTGGTGCTACACCAACAGCCAGAGCGACACCGCCGACCTGGTCATCGTCGAGACCGACAGCACCGACGCCTCGCGCTACCTCACGCCGGACGGCCCGCGCCCCTTCGACCGCCGCCGCGAGGTGATCGCCGTGGCCGGCGCCGCGCCCGACACCCTGTGGGCCGAGTGGACCATCTGGGGCCCGGTGTGGAAGACCGACTACAAGGGCCGCAAGCTCGCCCTGCGCTGGACGGCCCACGACGCGACGTCGTCGAACCTGGCCCTGCAGCGCCTGGAGACGGTGGCGACCATCGACGAAGCCCTGGACGTGGCCGCGGTGGCGGGCATCCCGCAGCAGAACTTCGTCTGCGCCGACGCCGACGGGCGCATCGGGTGGACGATCATCGGGGCCATTCCCCGGCGCGAGGGCTGGGACGGCCGCGCGCCTTCGTCGTGGAGCGACGGTGCCCACCGCTGGACCGGGTACGCGACGCCGGACGAGCGCCCGCGCATCGTCGACCCGCCCGAAGGCCGGCTGTGGACGGCCAACAACCGCGTCGTGGGCGGCGCCGACCTCGACCTGCTCGGCGAGGGCGGCTACGCCACCGGTCCGCGGGCGCGCCAGATCCGCGACGCCCTGCGCGCCCTCGACCACCCCGACGAGGAGGACATGCTCGCGCTGCAGCTCGACGACCGCGCCGTGTTCGTGCAGGAGTGGCGCGACCTGGCCCTGCAGGTGCTCGAGCGCCATCCGCCCGCGCCGGGTTCGCCCCGCGACGTGTGGCGCCGCACCGTCACCGAGCGGTGGGAAGGGCGCGCGGTGCCGTCGTCGGTGTCGTACTACATGGCGCGCAACGTCATGTGGGGGTGCGTCGACGGCGTCTTCGAGGTGCTGCTGCGGCCGCTCCGCGCCCGCGATCCGCAGTTCCACGACTGGAGCCTGCCCTACCGGCTGGCCGTGACGTGGGAGCTGCTCGAGCAGCAGCCGCCCCACCTGCTGGCGCCCTGGCACGTCGACTGGGACGACGTGGTGCTGCAGGCCATCGACCGGGTCATGGCCCAGGCCGGCGACCATCCGGAGACCTTCACCTGGGCGACCCACCACGAGACCGTGATCGCCCACCCGTTCACGCAGATCCTGCCTCAGCTCTCGCGCTGGCTGGCCCTGCCGCCGGCCCACCTGCCGGGCGACGGCATGATGCCGCGGGTGCAGGGCGGGCGCAGCGGGGCGAGCAACCGCATGGTGGTCTCGCCGGGGCGCGAGCAGGACGGCATCTTCCACATGCCGGGAGGGCAGAGCGGGCATCCGTTCTCGCCCTACTTCACGAAGGGGCACACGGACTGGATGGAGGGGAATCCGACGCCGCTGCTGCCGGGGCCGGCGGTGCACACGCTGGTGCTGGAGGGTCGCTAG
- a CDS encoding spore maturation protein, translated as MLNRIWILFFCGGAVAALARTFAGHGEVWGEMVGATFEMAKTGFEIALGLTGVMCLWLGFMRVGEQGGAVDFLARAFGPLLRRLFPGVPAGHPAQSSIVMNMAANMLGLDNAATPLGLKAMKELQTLNGSDDTASDDQILFLVINTSAVTLIPITIFTYRAQMGAADPTDIFLPTLIATTCSTLVGLVATSFFQRIRLHDPVVLAYLGGIVATVAGLVAYFARLDQAALEAQSSVLANVLIFGVIIAFILGAVRRRVNVYESFVTGAKEGFGVAVGIIPYLVAMLVAIGVFRASGALDLVLDGVHAGVGALGVDTAWVDGLPTALMKPLSGSGARGMMLETMQSHGADSFAGRLVSVIQGSTETTFYVLAVYFGAVGIRRTRHAVVCGLAADLAGVVAAVLVSYLFFG; from the coding sequence ATGCTCAACCGGATCTGGATCCTCTTCTTCTGCGGCGGCGCGGTGGCCGCCCTGGCGCGCACCTTCGCCGGCCACGGCGAGGTGTGGGGCGAGATGGTCGGCGCCACCTTCGAGATGGCGAAGACGGGTTTCGAGATCGCCCTCGGCCTGACGGGCGTCATGTGCCTGTGGCTGGGCTTCATGCGGGTGGGCGAGCAGGGCGGCGCGGTCGATTTCCTGGCGCGGGCGTTCGGACCGCTGCTGCGCCGCCTCTTCCCGGGGGTGCCGGCGGGGCATCCGGCCCAGTCGAGCATCGTCATGAACATGGCCGCGAACATGCTGGGCCTGGACAACGCGGCCACGCCCCTCGGCCTGAAGGCCATGAAGGAGCTGCAGACCCTCAACGGGTCCGACGACACGGCGAGCGACGACCAGATCCTCTTCCTGGTCATCAACACGTCGGCCGTGACGCTCATCCCCATCACCATCTTCACCTACCGGGCCCAGATGGGCGCCGCCGACCCGACCGACATCTTCCTGCCCACCCTCATCGCCACCACCTGCAGCACCCTGGTGGGCCTCGTGGCGACGTCGTTCTTCCAGCGCATCCGGCTGCACGACCCGGTGGTGCTGGCCTACCTGGGCGGCATCGTGGCGACGGTGGCGGGGCTGGTGGCGTACTTCGCGCGCCTGGACCAGGCGGCCCTCGAGGCCCAGTCGTCGGTGCTGGCCAACGTGCTCATCTTCGGGGTGATCATCGCGTTCATCCTGGGCGCGGTGCGGCGGCGGGTGAACGTGTACGAGAGCTTCGTCACCGGGGCGAAGGAGGGCTTCGGCGTGGCGGTGGGGATCATCCCCTACCTGGTGGCCATGCTCGTGGCCATCGGGGTGTTCCGCGCCAGCGGCGCCCTCGACCTGGTCCTCGACGGGGTGCACGCCGGCGTGGGCGCCCTCGGCGTCGACACGGCCTGGGTCGACGGCCTGCCCACCGCCCTGATGAAGCCCCTGAGCGGCAGCGGCGCCCGCGGCATGATGCTCGAGACCATGCAGAGCCACGGCGCCGACAGCTTCGCCGGCCGCCTGGTGAGCGTGATCCAGGGCAGCACCGAGACGACGTTCTACGTGCTGGCGGTGTACTTCGGCGCCGTCGGCATCCGGCGCACGCGGCACGCGGTGGTGTGCGGGCTGGCGGCGGACCTGGCCGGGGTCGTGGCGGCGGTGCTGGTCAGTTATCTGTTCTTCGGGTGA
- a CDS encoding T9SS type A sorting domain-containing protein, with amino-acid sequence MKHPLLILLALLGLATGVRGQDCDLTIHLSTGETVTIPHAEIRRMVFVLGPSSVSDDGDQGGVPGSFRLLPNYPNPFNPSTTIRYELPGATTVRVRVYDLHGALVRDLFDGKQEAGLQRVVWDGLDEQGVAVASGVYLCAVRGAETTLSRQLVLIK; translated from the coding sequence ATGAAACATCCGCTCCTGATCCTCCTCGCCCTGCTCGGACTGGCCACCGGCGTCCGGGGCCAGGACTGCGATCTCACCATCCACCTCTCGACCGGAGAGACCGTCACCATTCCGCACGCGGAGATCCGCCGCATGGTGTTCGTCCTCGGGCCATCGTCGGTGAGCGACGATGGGGATCAGGGCGGAGTCCCGGGTTCCTTCCGACTCCTGCCCAACTACCCGAACCCGTTCAACCCCTCGACCACGATCCGGTACGAGCTCCCCGGGGCGACAACGGTCCGGGTCCGCGTCTACGACCTCCACGGCGCCCTGGTCCGGGATCTCTTCGACGGGAAACAGGAGGCGGGGCTGCAGCGCGTCGTCTGGGACGGCCTCGACGAACAGGGCGTGGCCGTCGCGTCCGGCGTCTACCTCTGTGCCGTGCGTGGCGCGGAGACGACCCTTTCCCGTCAGCTCGTCCTGATCAAGTAG
- a CDS encoding carbohydrate-binding domain-containing protein, with amino-acid sequence MKNTILLTLALAFVATSTAAQDLEIVDRTGEVRAFALAGIDSITFGSQAIPDIVFPAATGDILNIHTTTGAVRFAVPRLTGLSIVDTSQLVLDFGDGSSSAFDLADVDSLSFADSSDTPVSVTWSGTTVAVDNPLADVGIAVDVSGADVTVNATGGLGGVRYHLGGATADGMFKVYGDGDFTLRLDGVQITNLDGPAINIQADETIGVELPAGTVSRLVDGTTYSDPPGDEDQKGAFFSEGQLLIGGEGEMVVSGRGDDQHGLVSDDFIAIHGGTVTVTGATKDGIHTNEGFYLVAGSVDVAADGDGIDGGDGPVVISSGTLAVLCAGDDKDAVKCDGELRIDGGDVVIDVRGDQSKGLNAGTVVVTDGTVHIDTSGGVVLEASGAGFDPSYCSAIKADDLVRIAGGQVEITTGGEAGRGISCDGDIEMTGGLLAVTSSGGGGTYVDENGVTDAYHGPCIKTDGDCLLQAGDLVLSHTGSGGRGLSVDGDLAVGTVQSAPTIQVTTSGAAISTGFGEATEAKAITVDSLITITDGVLTLSSPDDAIKSKKAIVIDGGTIDIVQSLEGIEAPFLTINGGAIHVTSTDDGLNTTFGVDGEADDGSEMVINGGYVAVNAPAGDGLDSNGTLSINGGTLVVHGPPSQPEVGIDVNGVFLVNGGVTVVSQVNSFMNEVPHGASSQYAVLIRTNQTLAAGTLFHVEDASGNPVLTFAPARNYSSVLLSTPALAAGTTYRVSTGGSCTGTATDGIYGGGTYSGGTLRTSFAFSGTVLTVTF; translated from the coding sequence ATGAAGAACACCATCCTGCTGACTCTCGCGCTCGCCTTCGTGGCGACATCGACGGCTGCCCAAGATCTCGAGATCGTCGACCGGACAGGGGAAGTGCGCGCGTTCGCTCTGGCCGGGATCGACAGCATCACGTTCGGAAGCCAGGCCATTCCGGACATCGTCTTCCCGGCAGCCACGGGTGACATACTCAACATCCACACGACCACCGGCGCCGTGCGCTTCGCCGTGCCCCGGCTGACGGGACTGAGCATCGTCGACACCTCCCAGCTCGTGCTGGATTTCGGTGACGGCTCGTCCAGCGCATTCGACCTCGCCGACGTCGACAGCCTCTCCTTCGCCGACAGCTCGGATACGCCGGTGTCGGTGACCTGGTCCGGCACGACGGTCGCGGTCGACAACCCCCTCGCCGACGTGGGCATCGCCGTCGACGTGTCCGGCGCCGATGTAACGGTCAACGCGACGGGGGGCCTGGGCGGGGTCCGCTATCATCTCGGGGGCGCCACGGCGGACGGCATGTTCAAGGTCTACGGCGACGGCGACTTCACGCTGCGGCTGGACGGCGTCCAGATCACCAACCTCGACGGGCCGGCCATCAACATCCAGGCCGACGAGACGATCGGGGTCGAACTCCCGGCCGGGACCGTCAGCCGTCTGGTCGACGGCACGACCTACAGCGACCCTCCGGGCGACGAGGACCAGAAGGGCGCCTTCTTCAGCGAAGGCCAGTTGCTGATCGGCGGTGAGGGCGAGATGGTCGTTTCCGGCCGGGGCGACGACCAGCACGGTCTGGTCAGCGACGACTTCATCGCGATCCACGGCGGCACCGTCACCGTGACCGGGGCGACCAAGGACGGCATCCACACGAACGAGGGGTTCTATCTCGTGGCCGGCAGCGTGGACGTGGCCGCCGACGGTGACGGGATCGACGGCGGCGACGGACCCGTCGTCATCTCGTCCGGTACGCTCGCCGTCCTCTGTGCCGGGGACGACAAGGACGCCGTCAAGTGCGACGGCGAGTTGCGGATCGACGGTGGCGACGTCGTGATCGACGTCCGGGGCGATCAGTCCAAGGGGCTCAATGCCGGGACGGTCGTCGTCACGGACGGCACCGTGCACATCGACACGTCCGGCGGCGTCGTACTCGAGGCCTCGGGCGCCGGCTTCGACCCCTCCTACTGCTCCGCCATCAAGGCCGACGACCTCGTGCGGATCGCAGGGGGACAGGTCGAGATCACCACCGGCGGCGAGGCCGGACGCGGCATCTCCTGCGATGGCGACATCGAGATGACCGGGGGTCTCCTGGCGGTGACGTCGAGCGGCGGCGGAGGCACCTACGTCGACGAGAACGGCGTGACCGACGCCTACCACGGTCCGTGCATCAAGACCGACGGCGACTGCCTGCTGCAGGCCGGCGATCTCGTGCTCAGCCACACCGGCAGCGGCGGCCGCGGCCTCTCCGTCGACGGCGATCTGGCCGTAGGCACGGTGCAGTCGGCGCCGACGATCCAGGTCACGACGTCGGGGGCCGCGATCTCCACCGGCTTCGGCGAGGCCACGGAAGCCAAGGCGATCACCGTCGACAGCCTGATCACGATCACCGACGGCGTCCTGACCCTCTCTTCGCCGGACGACGCAATCAAGTCGAAGAAGGCCATCGTCATCGACGGCGGCACGATCGACATCGTGCAGTCCCTCGAGGGGATCGAAGCGCCGTTCCTGACGATCAACGGCGGCGCGATCCACGTCACCTCGACGGATGACGGCCTGAACACCACCTTCGGTGTCGACGGCGAGGCCGATGACGGCAGCGAGATGGTCATCAACGGCGGCTACGTGGCCGTGAATGCGCCGGCGGGCGACGGCCTCGACAGCAACGGGACGCTCTCCATCAACGGCGGCACCCTCGTCGTGCATGGGCCCCCGAGCCAGCCGGAGGTCGGCATCGACGTGAACGGCGTCTTCCTCGTGAACGGCGGCGTGACGGTGGTTTCCCAGGTCAACTCGTTCATGAACGAGGTTCCGCACGGCGCATCGAGCCAGTATGCGGTCCTGATCCGGACGAACCAGACCCTGGCCGCAGGCACGCTGTTCCATGTCGAGGACGCCAGCGGCAACCCGGTGCTCACGTTCGCGCCGGCCCGCAACTACTCGTCGGTCCTGCTCTCGACGCCGGCCCTCGCCGCGGGGACGACGTACCGCGTCTCCACCGGCGGCAGCTGCACGGGAACGGCGACGGATGGTATCTACGGAGGCGGCACCTACAGCGGCGGCACGTTGCGGACGAGCTTCGCCTTCTCCGGGACCGTGCTTACGGTCACTTTCTGA
- a CDS encoding RNA polymerase sigma factor has protein sequence MTMDEQAGRGRGPESGPDDAALVDRVRAGDARAFEELIRRHAGAAYAVALAVVGTAAEAEDVCQDAWLRALERLDSLREPARFAAWLLQVVRNTARNRLEFRRRREADPLPPDHDVRVADRAQPGPWGELAQRDLRSRLEGALARLDEVPRQVVLLYDLEGWSHRAIGDLLGISEVMSRQHLFQARRRLRKWLAQAAEEEFGDGDRS, from the coding sequence GTGACCATGGATGAGCAGGCCGGGCGCGGCCGGGGACCGGAGTCGGGTCCGGACGATGCGGCCCTCGTCGATCGCGTCCGGGCGGGTGACGCCCGGGCCTTCGAGGAGTTGATCCGGCGCCATGCCGGCGCGGCCTACGCCGTGGCCCTGGCCGTGGTCGGGACGGCGGCCGAGGCGGAGGACGTGTGTCAGGACGCCTGGTTGCGGGCGCTGGAGCGTCTCGACTCGCTGCGGGAGCCCGCACGGTTCGCGGCCTGGCTGCTTCAGGTCGTCCGGAACACGGCGCGCAACCGCCTGGAGTTCCGGCGGCGGCGTGAAGCGGACCCCCTGCCGCCGGACCACGACGTCCGGGTGGCTGATCGTGCCCAACCCGGGCCCTGGGGCGAATTGGCGCAGCGGGACCTGCGGAGCCGGCTCGAAGGCGCCCTGGCTCGTCTGGACGAGGTCCCGCGCCAGGTGGTGCTTCTGTACGACCTGGAGGGCTGGTCCCACCGCGCCATCGGCGATCTGCTCGGGATCTCCGAAGTGATGTCGCGCCAGCACCTGTTCCAGGCCCGGCGACGACTGCGGAAATGGCTCGCCCAAGCTGCTGAAGAGGAGTTCGGTGATGGCGACCGATCGTGA
- a CDS encoding DUF2797 domain-containing protein, with product MPEIWSGTLKKMRVEAAEPVAYFLSDGWWEQENRVADAPLNPHLGAKVTLRFTGKIQCTACGRATKKTFGPGYCFPCSQTRAEADICIVRPELCHHGEAGNPCRDEEFAQGQCFRPHVLYVSLTSGVKVGITRQPNVPSRWIDQGAVAAIPVAKLPNRREVGLVEKRLSDAGFADKTHWTRNLKGLPDPGIDLRATADEVVARLEEWGVAGILPEFERLEHTFTYPVLKWPTKVTSFNLDKDPVASGVLEGIKGQYLIFDTGVINVRKYTGYQVAVGAG from the coding sequence ATGCCCGAGATCTGGTCCGGCACCCTGAAGAAGATGCGCGTCGAGGCGGCCGAGCCGGTGGCCTACTTCCTGAGCGACGGCTGGTGGGAGCAGGAGAACCGCGTCGCCGACGCGCCCCTGAATCCGCATCTCGGCGCGAAGGTGACTCTGCGATTCACGGGGAAGATCCAGTGCACCGCCTGCGGGCGCGCCACGAAGAAGACGTTCGGGCCGGGCTACTGCTTCCCCTGCTCGCAGACCCGGGCCGAGGCCGACATCTGCATCGTGCGGCCCGAGCTGTGCCACCACGGCGAGGCCGGCAACCCGTGCCGCGACGAGGAGTTCGCCCAGGGACAGTGCTTCCGGCCCCACGTGCTGTACGTGTCGCTCACCAGCGGCGTGAAGGTGGGCATCACGCGGCAGCCCAACGTGCCGTCGCGCTGGATCGACCAGGGTGCGGTGGCGGCGATCCCCGTGGCGAAGCTGCCGAACCGGCGCGAGGTGGGGCTGGTGGAGAAACGCCTCAGCGACGCCGGCTTCGCCGACAAGACCCACTGGACGCGCAACCTGAAGGGCCTGCCCGATCCCGGCATCGATCTGCGCGCCACCGCGGACGAGGTCGTGGCGCGGCTCGAAGAGTGGGGCGTGGCGGGGATCCTGCCCGAGTTCGAGCGCCTCGAGCACACCTTCACCTACCCCGTGCTGAAGTGGCCGACGAAGGTCACGAGCTTCAACCTGGACAAGGATCCGGTGGCGAGCGGCGTGCTCGAGGGGATCAAGGGGCAGTACCTGATCTTCGACACGGGCGTGATCAACGTGCGCAAGTACACCGGGTACCAGGTCGCGGTGGGCGCCGGGTAG